One window of the Anomaloglossus baeobatrachus isolate aAnoBae1 chromosome 12, aAnoBae1.hap1, whole genome shotgun sequence genome contains the following:
- the LOC142257953 gene encoding olfactory receptor 5V1-like, translated as MEQSNQTTSRRFILLGLSTVHHHQVIFFIIFLIMYIITISWNLLLIIMVRTNPSLHSPMYFFLTNLSFIDICFSSSIVPVLLLNTLAKDTSISLFGCGAQMYISLTLGAMECVILAVMAYDRFAAICRPLRYNTIMSRTLCFYLVALSWSVGLIDAFLQVYLTFQLPFCKNLNTNHYFCEVPAFVRMSCGDTFLNELSLYISGGLIAGSAFFLILISYVHIISKILKITSTHGSQKSFSTCASHLTVVTLFYGTIMFNPTQKIPNTLWKQTK; from the coding sequence ATGGAACAGTCAAATCAAACTACTTCCCGAAGGTTCATCTTACTTGGGTTATCTACTGTCCATCACCATCAAGTCATATTCTTCATCATATTTTTGATAATGTATATAATTACTATATCATGGAACCTTCTGCTGATCATCATGGTGAGGACCAATCCAAGTCTACACAGTCCCATGTACTTTTTTCTTACCAACCTCTCTTTCATTGACATCTGTTTCTCCTCGTCTATTGTTCCTGTACTATTACTGAACACCTTAGCCAAAGACACAAGTATTTCTTTATTTGGATGTGGGGCACAGATGTACATCTCCTTAACTTTGGGGGCTATGGAATGTGTAATTCTTGCCGTCATGGCCTATGATAGGTTTGCCGCTATTTGTAGACCATTGCGTTATAACACCATAATGAGCAGGACATTGTGTTTTTACTTAGTTGCGTTATCATGGAGTGTCGGACTAATTGATGCTTTCTTGCAAGTATACCTAACGTTCCAACTTCCATTCTGTAAGAATCTTAACACCAACCACTACTTTTGTGAGGTACCTGCTTTTGTACGAATGTCTTGTGGAGACACCTTTCTCAATGAGTTATCTCTCTATATCTCAGGAGGATTGATTGCCGGGAGTGCTTTCTTTCTAATTCTGATCTCATATGTCCATATTATCTCCAAGAtcctgaagattacttcaacacatGGGAGCCAGAAATCCTTCTCCACCTGCGCCTCACACCTCACTGTCGTCACCCTCTTTTATGGGACTATTATGTTCAACCCCACTCAAAAAATACCCAATACtctatggaaacagacaaagtag